A part of Thermodesulfobium sp. 4217-1 genomic DNA contains:
- a CDS encoding DUF4411 family protein, protein MYIIDTNIFITPHRTYYPFQFGLEFWNFLVKKAEEGEVCGIDKVYDELKDSNDELSKWVRTSFHKYFKNCESASVIGTYREIINWVNSQSQYKQEAKNKFTSYSNAD, encoded by the coding sequence ATGTATATAATTGATACTAATATTTTTATCACTCCACATAGGACTTATTATCCTTTTCAGTTTGGTTTGGAATTTTGGAATTTCTTAGTTAAAAAGGCAGAAGAGGGTGAAGTTTGTGGTATAGATAAGGTTTATGATGAATTAAAGGATTCGAATGATGAACTTTCTAAATGGGTACGCACTTCTTTTCATAAATATTTCAAAAATTGCGAAAGCGCATCAGTTATAGGAACTTACAGAGAGATAATTAATTGGGTAAATTCACAATCACAATATAAGCAAGAAGCAAAAAATAAATTTACGTCTTATTCAAATGCTGATAT